A genomic region of Alligator mississippiensis isolate rAllMis1 chromosome 6, rAllMis1, whole genome shotgun sequence contains the following coding sequences:
- the TRAPPC3 gene encoding trafficking protein particle complex subunit 3: MSRQAGRGTESKKMSSELFTLTYGALVTQLCKDYENDEDVNKQLDKMGYNIGVRLIEDFLARSNVGRCHDFRETADVIAKVAFKMYLGITPSITNWSPAGDEFSLILENNPLVDFVELPDNHSSLIYSNLLCGVLRGALEMVQMAVDVKFVQDTLKGDSVTEIRMKFIRRIEDNLPVGEE; the protein is encoded by the exons ATGTCGCGCCAGGCCGGCCGGGGCACCGAGAGCAAGAAAATG AGCTCGGAGCTCTTCACCCTGACCTACGGCGCTCTGGTCACTCAGCTGTGTAAGGATTATGAAAACGATGAAGATGTCAACAAGCAGCTTGACAAAAT GGGCTACAACATAGGTGTTCGGCTAATAGAAGACTTTTTGGCCCGGTCCAATGTAGGAAGATGCCACGACTTCCGTGAAACTGCAGATGTTATTGCAAAG GTGGCATTTAAAATGTACCTGGGCATCACTCCAAGCATCACCaactggagcccagcaggggatgagTTCTCTCTGATCTTGGAAAATAACCCTCTGGTGGACTTTGTTGAACTACCTGATAACCACTCATCTCTCATTTATTCCAACCTCTTATGTGGAGTGCTGCGGGGAGCCCTAGAAATG GTTCAGATGGCCGTGGATGTGAAATTTGTCCAGGACACACTGAAGGGGGACAGCGTCACAGAAATACGGATGAAGTTTATCAGGCGGATTGAAGACAATCTCCCAGTTGGAGAGGAATGA